In Mastomys coucha isolate ucsf_1 unplaced genomic scaffold, UCSF_Mcou_1 pScaffold5, whole genome shotgun sequence, one genomic interval encodes:
- the Pik3r5 gene encoding phosphoinositide 3-kinase regulatory subunit 5 isoform X1, whose protein sequence is MQPAATTCTEDRIQHALERCLHGLSLGRRSAPWSAGLCLNCWSLQELVSRDPGHFLILLEQILQKTQEVQEKGTYDLLAPLALLFYSTVLCTPHFPPDSDLLLKAASTYHCFLTWPVPYCSICREMLTFIDAELKAPGISYQRLVRAEQGLPIRSHRSSTVTVLLLNPVEVQAEFLAVADKLSTPGQSPHGAYTTLLLHAFQATFGAHCDLPKLHRKLQSKTLEELEDIFTETTEAQELASGIGDVAEARQWLRTKLQAVGEKAGFPGILDTASPGKLHTIPIPVARCYTYSWNQDSFDILQEVLLKEQELLQPGILGDDEEEEEEDLEIDRHCTERDSVLSTSSLASHDSTLLLTSSQASEPMLSRQVLKTFVSGLSDGMDSGYVEDSEESSSEWPKKPGGQQRRAHRRPGQKFNRFYKLLKSTSQLVLRRDSRSLECNTDPTLPLRRAGSLCSPLDCPAQLPSRAQRSRSLPQPKLSTQLPSWLLAPPSHHQRRRPFLSGDEDPKASTLRVVVFGSDRISGKVARAYSKLRRLENSHPLLTRFFKLQFFYVPVKRSQGTSSSACPSSLSQASPLPADSLKHPSPADFGIAPWEDSTNDISHYLGMLDPWYERNVLGLMHLPPEVLCQQSLKADSRPLEGSATQLPILADMLLYYCRFAARPVLLQVYQTELTFVTGEKTTEIFIQSLELGHSATTRAIKASGPGSKRLGIDDDREAVPLTLQIIYGKGAISGRSRWSNLEKVCTSVNLSKACQKPEELDSCMEALTLTLTEVVKRQNPKSKKGFNQISTSYIKVDKVQIIGSSSCPFAVCLDQDERKILQSVVRCEVSPCYKPEKSSLPPERSFSQPAEAGSDLCSLLCLPIMTFSGALP, encoded by the exons ATGCAGCCAGCAGCCACAACGTGCACAGAAGACCGCATCCAGCATGCACTGGAGCGATGCTTGCATGGACTGAGCCTCGGACGCCGCTCCGCTCCTTGGTCAG CTGGGCTGTGTCTGAACTGCTGGAGCCTACAGGAGTTGGTCAGCAGGGACCCGGGCCACTTCCTCATTCTCCTGGAACAGATCCTACAGAAGACCCAAGAG GTCCAAGAGAAGGGCACCTATGACCTCCTCGCCCCGCTGGCTCTGCTTTTCTATTCCACTGTGCTCTGT ACACCACACTTCCCACCAGACTCAGACCTCCTGCTGAAGGCAGCCAGCACCTACCACTGCTTCCTGACCTGGCCAGTTCCCTACTGCAGCATCTGCAGAGAGATGCTCACCTTCATTGATGCTGAGCTCAAGGCCCCAG GAATCTCCTACCAGCGGCTGGTGAGGGCTGAGCAGGGCCTGCCCATCAGGAGCCACCGAAGTTCCACTGT CACTGTGCTGTTGCTGAACCCGGTAGAGGTACAGGCTGAATTCCTTGCTGTGGCGGACAAGCTGAGCACACCCGGACAGTCGCCCCACGGGGCCTACACCACCCTGCTCCTGCATGCCTTCCAGGCCACCTTTGGGGCCCACTGTGACCTTCCTAAACTACACCGCAAACTTCAG TCCAAGACGCTGGAAGAGCTCGAGGACATCTTCACTGAGACGACAGAAGCCCAGGAACTGGCATCTGGCATTGGGGATGTAGCAGAGGCCCGCCAGTGGCTCCGGACCAAGCTGCAGGCAGTGGGAGAAAAAGCCGGCTTCCCTGGTATCTTAG ACACTGCAAGCCCTGGGAAACTCCACACGATCCCCATCCCTGTTGCCAGATGCTACACCTACAGCTGGAACCAGGACAGCTTTG ACATCCTACAGGAGGTCCTTCTCAAGGAACAGGAGCTGCTGCAGCCAGGGATCCTGGgagatgatgaagaggaggaagaggaggacttggagatTGACAGGCACTGTACTGAGAGGGACTCTGTCCTCTCCACCAGCTCTCTGGCTTCTCACGACTCCACGCTGTTGCTTACCTCCTCTCAGGCCTCAGAACCAATGCTGTCCCGCCAGGTGCTGAAGACCTTTGTCTCAGGCCTCTCAGATGGCATGGACAGTGGCTACGTGGAGGACAGTGAGGAAAGCTCCTCAGAGTGGCCCAAGAAGCCCGGCGGCCAGCAACGCCGAGCTCACCGCAGGCCTGGGCAGAAGTTCAACAGGTTCTATAAACTCTTAAAGAGCACCAGCCAGTTGGTCCTGCGGAGGGATTCTCGGAGCCTGGAGTGCAACACAGACCCAACCCTGCCTCTGCGGAGGGCAGGGAGCCTCTGTAGCCCCTTGGACTGTCCCGCTCAGCTCCCCTCCCGGGCTCAGCGCTCACGGTCCCTACCCCAGCCCAAGCTCAGCACCCAACTACCCAGCTGGCTTCTGGCACCACCCTCACATCACCAGCGCCGCCGTCCCTTCCTCAGTGGGGATGAGGACCCCAAGGCTTCCACGCTACGGGTGGTGGTCTTTGGCTCTGACCGGATTTCAGGGAAGGTAGCTCGGGCCTATAGCAAGCTCAG GAGGCTGGAGAACAGTCATCCACTCCTCACACGCTTCTTCAAGCTTCAGTTCTTCTATGTGCCTGTGAAGAGAAGCCAGGGAACCAGCTCCAGCGCCTGCCCATCCTCTCTGAGCCAGGCATCTCCACTCCCCGCAGACTCCTTGAAGCACCCCAGCCCTGCA GACTTTGGCATAGCCCCATGGGAAGACAGTACCAATGACATCTCTCACTACCTCGGTATGCTTGACCCCTGGTACGAACGCAATGTGTTGGGCCTCATGCACCTGCCTCCTGAAGTCCTTTGTCAG CAATCCCTGAAGGCAGACTCTCGGCCCCTGGAGGGCTCGGCCACCCAGCTGCCCATCCTGGCCGATATGTTACTCTACTACTGCCGCTTTGCTGCCCGCCCCGTGTTGCTGCAGGTTTACCAGACAGAG CTGACCTTCGTCACGGGGGAGAAGACCACGGAGATCTTCATCCAATCTCTGGAGCTGGGTCACTCTGCAACCACTCGTGCTATCAAGGCTTCCG GTCCGGGTAGCAAGAGGCTGGGCATTGACGACGACCGGGAGGCCGTCCCTCTAACACTACAGATTATTTATGGCAAG GGAGCCATCAGTGGGCGAAGCCGTTGGAGCAACCTGGAGAAGGTCTGCACCTCTGTTAACCTCAGCAAGGCCTGCCAGAAGCCGGAGGAGCTAG ACTCCTGCATGGAGGCGCTGACGCTAACCCTGACAGAAGTGGTGAAGAGGCAGAATCCTAAATCCAAAAAGGGTTTTAACCAG ATCAGTACATCCTACATCAAGGTGGACAAGGTGCAGATCATCGGCTCCAGCAGCTGCCCCTTTGCCGTGTGTCTAGACCAGGATGAGAGAAAGATCCTGCAGAGTGTGGTTAG GTGTGAAGTGTCACCTTGCTACAAGCCAGAGAAGAGCAGCTTGCCACCCGAGAGGTCCTTCAGCCAGCCAGCAGAGGCTGGGTCTGATCTGTgctcccttctctgccttcccatCATGACTTTCAGTGGAGCTCTGCCCTAG
- the Pik3r5 gene encoding phosphoinositide 3-kinase regulatory subunit 5 isoform X2: protein MQPAATTCTEDRIQHALERCLHGLSLGRRSAPWSAGLCLNCWSLQELVSRDPGHFLILLEQILQKTQEVQEKGTYDLLAPLALLFYSTVLCTPHFPPDSDLLLKAASTYHCFLTWPVPYCSICREMLTFIDAELKAPGISYQRLVRAEQGLPIRSHRSSTVTVLLLNPVEVQAEFLAVADKLSTPGQSPHGAYTTLLLHAFQATFGAHCDLPKLHRKLQSKTLEELEDIFTETTEAQELASGIGDVAEARQWLRTKLQAVGEKAGFPGILDTASPGKLHTIPIPVARCYTYSWNQDSFDILQEVLLKEQELLQPGILGDDEEEEEEDLEIDRHCTERDSVLSTSSLASHDSTLLLTSSQASEPMLSRQVLKTFVSGLSDGMDSGYVEDSEESSSEWPKKPGGQQRRAHRRPGQKFNRFYKLLKSTSQLVLRRDSRSLECNTDPTLPLRRAGSLCSPLDCPAQLPSRAQRSRSLPQPKLSTQLPSWLLAPPSHHQRRRPFLSGDEDPKASTLRVVVFGSDRISGKVARAYSKLRRLENSHPLLTRFFKLQFFYVPVKRSQGTSSSACPSSLSQASPLPADSLKHPSPADFGIAPWEDSTNDISHYLGMLDPWYERNVLGLMHLPPEVLCQLTFVTGEKTTEIFIQSLELGHSATTRAIKASGPGSKRLGIDDDREAVPLTLQIIYGKGAISGRSRWSNLEKVCTSVNLSKACQKPEELDSCMEALTLTLTEVVKRQNPKSKKGFNQISTSYIKVDKVQIIGSSSCPFAVCLDQDERKILQSVVRCEVSPCYKPEKSSLPPERSFSQPAEAGSDLCSLLCLPIMTFSGALP, encoded by the exons ATGCAGCCAGCAGCCACAACGTGCACAGAAGACCGCATCCAGCATGCACTGGAGCGATGCTTGCATGGACTGAGCCTCGGACGCCGCTCCGCTCCTTGGTCAG CTGGGCTGTGTCTGAACTGCTGGAGCCTACAGGAGTTGGTCAGCAGGGACCCGGGCCACTTCCTCATTCTCCTGGAACAGATCCTACAGAAGACCCAAGAG GTCCAAGAGAAGGGCACCTATGACCTCCTCGCCCCGCTGGCTCTGCTTTTCTATTCCACTGTGCTCTGT ACACCACACTTCCCACCAGACTCAGACCTCCTGCTGAAGGCAGCCAGCACCTACCACTGCTTCCTGACCTGGCCAGTTCCCTACTGCAGCATCTGCAGAGAGATGCTCACCTTCATTGATGCTGAGCTCAAGGCCCCAG GAATCTCCTACCAGCGGCTGGTGAGGGCTGAGCAGGGCCTGCCCATCAGGAGCCACCGAAGTTCCACTGT CACTGTGCTGTTGCTGAACCCGGTAGAGGTACAGGCTGAATTCCTTGCTGTGGCGGACAAGCTGAGCACACCCGGACAGTCGCCCCACGGGGCCTACACCACCCTGCTCCTGCATGCCTTCCAGGCCACCTTTGGGGCCCACTGTGACCTTCCTAAACTACACCGCAAACTTCAG TCCAAGACGCTGGAAGAGCTCGAGGACATCTTCACTGAGACGACAGAAGCCCAGGAACTGGCATCTGGCATTGGGGATGTAGCAGAGGCCCGCCAGTGGCTCCGGACCAAGCTGCAGGCAGTGGGAGAAAAAGCCGGCTTCCCTGGTATCTTAG ACACTGCAAGCCCTGGGAAACTCCACACGATCCCCATCCCTGTTGCCAGATGCTACACCTACAGCTGGAACCAGGACAGCTTTG ACATCCTACAGGAGGTCCTTCTCAAGGAACAGGAGCTGCTGCAGCCAGGGATCCTGGgagatgatgaagaggaggaagaggaggacttggagatTGACAGGCACTGTACTGAGAGGGACTCTGTCCTCTCCACCAGCTCTCTGGCTTCTCACGACTCCACGCTGTTGCTTACCTCCTCTCAGGCCTCAGAACCAATGCTGTCCCGCCAGGTGCTGAAGACCTTTGTCTCAGGCCTCTCAGATGGCATGGACAGTGGCTACGTGGAGGACAGTGAGGAAAGCTCCTCAGAGTGGCCCAAGAAGCCCGGCGGCCAGCAACGCCGAGCTCACCGCAGGCCTGGGCAGAAGTTCAACAGGTTCTATAAACTCTTAAAGAGCACCAGCCAGTTGGTCCTGCGGAGGGATTCTCGGAGCCTGGAGTGCAACACAGACCCAACCCTGCCTCTGCGGAGGGCAGGGAGCCTCTGTAGCCCCTTGGACTGTCCCGCTCAGCTCCCCTCCCGGGCTCAGCGCTCACGGTCCCTACCCCAGCCCAAGCTCAGCACCCAACTACCCAGCTGGCTTCTGGCACCACCCTCACATCACCAGCGCCGCCGTCCCTTCCTCAGTGGGGATGAGGACCCCAAGGCTTCCACGCTACGGGTGGTGGTCTTTGGCTCTGACCGGATTTCAGGGAAGGTAGCTCGGGCCTATAGCAAGCTCAG GAGGCTGGAGAACAGTCATCCACTCCTCACACGCTTCTTCAAGCTTCAGTTCTTCTATGTGCCTGTGAAGAGAAGCCAGGGAACCAGCTCCAGCGCCTGCCCATCCTCTCTGAGCCAGGCATCTCCACTCCCCGCAGACTCCTTGAAGCACCCCAGCCCTGCA GACTTTGGCATAGCCCCATGGGAAGACAGTACCAATGACATCTCTCACTACCTCGGTATGCTTGACCCCTGGTACGAACGCAATGTGTTGGGCCTCATGCACCTGCCTCCTGAAGTCCTTTGTCAG CTGACCTTCGTCACGGGGGAGAAGACCACGGAGATCTTCATCCAATCTCTGGAGCTGGGTCACTCTGCAACCACTCGTGCTATCAAGGCTTCCG GTCCGGGTAGCAAGAGGCTGGGCATTGACGACGACCGGGAGGCCGTCCCTCTAACACTACAGATTATTTATGGCAAG GGAGCCATCAGTGGGCGAAGCCGTTGGAGCAACCTGGAGAAGGTCTGCACCTCTGTTAACCTCAGCAAGGCCTGCCAGAAGCCGGAGGAGCTAG ACTCCTGCATGGAGGCGCTGACGCTAACCCTGACAGAAGTGGTGAAGAGGCAGAATCCTAAATCCAAAAAGGGTTTTAACCAG ATCAGTACATCCTACATCAAGGTGGACAAGGTGCAGATCATCGGCTCCAGCAGCTGCCCCTTTGCCGTGTGTCTAGACCAGGATGAGAGAAAGATCCTGCAGAGTGTGGTTAG GTGTGAAGTGTCACCTTGCTACAAGCCAGAGAAGAGCAGCTTGCCACCCGAGAGGTCCTTCAGCCAGCCAGCAGAGGCTGGGTCTGATCTGTgctcccttctctgccttcccatCATGACTTTCAGTGGAGCTCTGCCCTAG